The Dermochelys coriacea isolate rDerCor1 chromosome 7, rDerCor1.pri.v4, whole genome shotgun sequence genome window below encodes:
- the PLEKHS1 gene encoding pleckstrin homology domain-containing family S member 1 isoform X1: MAFKSTKNSTGNQVNLFQDDEVCKHGDFIKSPPPQLFTTQSSWKKRCFTLCKSSKRCYTLKYLKGQQIKGFIAIDQISNIEIGISNYEKMTAVRKMFKCHPEEVISINTNSRDYYLIGKDREQVEDWFTSLSSARMEAKEDGCSAQNQNPAAQRSKGRTISSPPSFDEIVVSTHEEILSDYNKTEVEDPTDDKKRPHSDPGSRGLPEQQPCRSSPMHLLPSLNNNSEKTSQHQLLLDSEENTGEKGEEYYASPSSVLAQLESELSKSDPPVQSHNPMAKEDHLSRKLYMLMKPLLPEEKLQPTCRSDEFLTLPRSQENSIDLRNCETDENQQQLIQSKTNKQLTKERKPNASSLSVVQLSIIINKVTDDSQLQEVDICIPHADVTSNLTLIEATGQICVSHWKGPSRLGCIFHHGDHIVAVNDLRTQSMDEVSLFISRSMRKKVKLTIRRIPDSDIFHIKGCSCS, encoded by the exons ATGGCTTTCAAATCTACAAAAAACTCCACAG GAAATCAAGTCAATCTTTTTCAGGATGATGAAGTCTGCAAGCATGGTGACTTTATCAAATCCCCACCTCCTCAGCTTTTCACTACACAG AGTTCTTGGAAAAAGCGATGTTTCACCTTGTGCAAGTCTAGCAAGAGATGCTACACCCTGAAGTACCTTAAAGGCCAACAGATAAAGGGTTTCATTGCAATTGACCA GATTTCAAATATAGAGATTGGCATAAGTAATTATGAGAAGATGACAGCAGTAAGGAAGATGTTCAAATGTCACCCCGAGGAAGTGATATCCATCAACACTAATAGCAGGGATTACTACCTCATTGGGAAGGACAG GGAACAAGTTGAGGACTGGTTCACTTCCCTGTCTTCAGCCCGCATGGAGGCAAAAGAAGATGGATGCTCTGCTCAG AACCAGAATCCTGCAGCTCAGAGAAGCAAAGGTCGGACCATCTCTTCGCCACCATCCTTCGATGAAATAGTTGTGAGCACCCATGAGGAGATTCTGAGTGACTACAACAAAACTGAA GTGGAAGATCCCACAGACGACAAGAAAAGGCCTCACTCAGATCCTGGCTCTCGTGGTCTCCCTGAACAGCAGCCTTGCCGCAGCTCACCAATGCATCTTCTTCCTAGTCTG aataacAATTCTGAAAAGACCAGCCAACATCAGCTGCTGTTAGATTCAGAGGAGAACacaggagagaagggggaagaatATTATGCTTCTCCAAGCAGTGTTCTAGCACAG CTGGAAAGTGAGCTATCCAAGTCTGATCCCCCAGTTCAATCACACAACCCAATGGCGAAGGAAGATCATCTCAGCAGGAAGTTGTACATGTTGATGAAACCTCT GTTGCCTGAAGAGAAACTCCAGCCCACATGCAGAAGTGATGAATTCCTGACCCTTCCCAGAAGCCAAGAAAATAGCATAGATTTAAGAAACTGCGAGACAGATGAAAACCAACAACAGCTCATTCAAAGCAAGACCAATAAGCAGCTAACCAAAGAAAGAAAGCCAAATGCATCATCACTATCAGTGGTTCAGTTATCTATAATAATCAA CAAAGTCACAGATGACAGCCAATTACAAGAGGTGGATATTTGCATCCCTCATGCTGATGTCACCAGTAATTTAACGCTTATTGAAGCAACAGGACAAATATG TGTCTCTCACTGGAAGGGTCCCAGCCGCTTAGGCTGTATATTTCACCATGGGGATCACATAGTGGCTGTGAATGACCTGCGCACACAGAGCATGGATGAGGTTTCCTTGTTTATCAGCAGATCCATGAGAAAGAAG gtgaaactTACTATCCGTCGGATCCCAGATTCAGACATTTTCCATATTAAAGGATGTTCATGTTCCTAG
- the PLEKHS1 gene encoding pleckstrin homology domain-containing family S member 1 isoform X2, with amino-acid sequence MTAVRKMFKCHPEEVISINTNSRDYYLIGKDREQVEDWFTSLSSARMEAKEDGCSAQNQNPAAQRSKGRTISSPPSFDEIVVSTHEEILSDYNKTEVEDPTDDKKRPHSDPGSRGLPEQQPCRSSPMHLLPSLNNNSEKTSQHQLLLDSEENTGEKGEEYYASPSSVLAQLESELSKSDPPVQSHNPMAKEDHLSRKLYMLMKPLLPEEKLQPTCRSDEFLTLPRSQENSIDLRNCETDENQQQLIQSKTNKQLTKERKPNASSLSVVQLSIIINKVTDDSQLQEVDICIPHADVTSNLTLIEATGQICVSHWKGPSRLGCIFHHGDHIVAVNDLRTQSMDEVSLFISRSMRKKVKLTIRRIPDSDIFHIKGCSCS; translated from the exons ATGACAGCAGTAAGGAAGATGTTCAAATGTCACCCCGAGGAAGTGATATCCATCAACACTAATAGCAGGGATTACTACCTCATTGGGAAGGACAG GGAACAAGTTGAGGACTGGTTCACTTCCCTGTCTTCAGCCCGCATGGAGGCAAAAGAAGATGGATGCTCTGCTCAG AACCAGAATCCTGCAGCTCAGAGAAGCAAAGGTCGGACCATCTCTTCGCCACCATCCTTCGATGAAATAGTTGTGAGCACCCATGAGGAGATTCTGAGTGACTACAACAAAACTGAA GTGGAAGATCCCACAGACGACAAGAAAAGGCCTCACTCAGATCCTGGCTCTCGTGGTCTCCCTGAACAGCAGCCTTGCCGCAGCTCACCAATGCATCTTCTTCCTAGTCTG aataacAATTCTGAAAAGACCAGCCAACATCAGCTGCTGTTAGATTCAGAGGAGAACacaggagagaagggggaagaatATTATGCTTCTCCAAGCAGTGTTCTAGCACAG CTGGAAAGTGAGCTATCCAAGTCTGATCCCCCAGTTCAATCACACAACCCAATGGCGAAGGAAGATCATCTCAGCAGGAAGTTGTACATGTTGATGAAACCTCT GTTGCCTGAAGAGAAACTCCAGCCCACATGCAGAAGTGATGAATTCCTGACCCTTCCCAGAAGCCAAGAAAATAGCATAGATTTAAGAAACTGCGAGACAGATGAAAACCAACAACAGCTCATTCAAAGCAAGACCAATAAGCAGCTAACCAAAGAAAGAAAGCCAAATGCATCATCACTATCAGTGGTTCAGTTATCTATAATAATCAA CAAAGTCACAGATGACAGCCAATTACAAGAGGTGGATATTTGCATCCCTCATGCTGATGTCACCAGTAATTTAACGCTTATTGAAGCAACAGGACAAATATG TGTCTCTCACTGGAAGGGTCCCAGCCGCTTAGGCTGTATATTTCACCATGGGGATCACATAGTGGCTGTGAATGACCTGCGCACACAGAGCATGGATGAGGTTTCCTTGTTTATCAGCAGATCCATGAGAAAGAAG gtgaaactTACTATCCGTCGGATCCCAGATTCAGACATTTTCCATATTAAAGGATGTTCATGTTCCTAG